One genomic window of Streptomyces sp. WP-1 includes the following:
- a CDS encoding ABC transporter ATP-binding protein: MSTRVGQALRQDEVVRVRGLAKTYPAVKSRRGAPGTPEVRATDALELTVRRGEIFGLLGPNGAGKSTLVRQLTGLLRPDRGSVEILGHDIVRHPERAARLLAYLGQESTALDELTVSLAAETTGRLRGLDVTRARAERDAVLEELGLTPIAGRPLKKLSGGQRRLATFAAVLVGERPLLVLDEPTTGMDPVARRAVWSAVDRRRAEYGTTVLLVTHNVIEAETVLDRVAVLDRGRVIACDTPTGLKERVAGEVRVELVWRERAPLDVPEVAVLRERAVETGRRWTLRLAPEEARAAVATVTGGAAFAALDDFTLATPSLEDVYLALGGAARQGLVKA, encoded by the coding sequence GTGAGTACGCGCGTGGGGCAGGCACTTCGGCAGGACGAGGTCGTCCGCGTACGCGGGCTCGCCAAGACCTATCCGGCCGTCAAGAGCCGCCGCGGCGCACCCGGCACCCCCGAGGTGCGGGCCACCGACGCCCTGGAGCTGACGGTACGGCGCGGGGAGATCTTCGGGCTGCTCGGCCCCAACGGCGCCGGCAAGTCCACCCTCGTACGACAGCTCACCGGGCTGCTGCGCCCCGACCGGGGCAGCGTCGAGATCCTCGGCCACGACATCGTGCGCCACCCGGAGCGGGCCGCCCGCCTCCTCGCCTACCTCGGCCAGGAGTCCACCGCCCTGGACGAGCTGACCGTCTCCCTCGCCGCCGAGACCACCGGACGCCTGCGCGGCCTGGACGTGACACGGGCGCGGGCCGAGCGGGACGCCGTACTGGAGGAGCTGGGGCTCACCCCGATCGCCGGGCGGCCGCTGAAGAAGCTGTCCGGCGGGCAGCGCCGGCTCGCCACCTTCGCCGCCGTCCTCGTCGGCGAGCGTCCGCTGCTGGTCCTGGACGAGCCGACCACCGGCATGGACCCGGTGGCCCGGCGGGCGGTCTGGTCGGCCGTGGACCGGCGGCGCGCCGAGTACGGCACCACCGTCCTCCTCGTCACCCACAACGTCATCGAGGCCGAGACCGTCCTCGACCGGGTCGCCGTGCTCGACCGGGGCCGGGTCATCGCCTGCGACACCCCCACCGGGCTGAAGGAACGCGTCGCGGGCGAGGTCCGGGTGGAACTGGTGTGGCGGGAACGGGCGCCGCTGGACGTGCCCGAGGTCGCCGTGCTGCGCGAACGCGCCGTGGAGACCGGCCGGCGCTGGACGCTGCGGCTCGCGCCCGAGGAGGCCCGCGCCGCCGTCGCCACCGTGACCGGCGGCGCCGCCTTCGCCGCCCTGGACGACTTCACCCTGGCCACGCCCAGCCTGGAGGACGTCTATCTGGCCCTCGGCGGGGCCGCCCGGCAGGGGCTGGTGAAGGCATGA
- a CDS encoding ABC transporter permease: MSVVPAQVLPDTARVLPEAEPVAAELAPAARLWPSLVAVYRAQLSRARVARIPLLFVATFQSIGITVMMRGVVDNGFEARSVVAGSSVLVVAFVALNLLAQYFGQLRAGGGLDHYATLPVPPAAVVLGTAAAYASFTLPGTLVTAAFGCVLFGLPLANLWVLLAVVPLAGAALSGLGAALGLLAPRPELATLLGQLGMSAALLLGVLPPDRMPQLVRLARDLLPSTYGVEAYARTFGAHPDWAVVLADLGVCAGVGVISLAVAAWAYRRAAVR, encoded by the coding sequence GTGAGTGTCGTACCCGCGCAGGTTCTGCCGGACACCGCCCGCGTCCTGCCGGAGGCGGAGCCGGTCGCGGCCGAACTCGCCCCCGCGGCGCGGCTGTGGCCGTCGCTGGTGGCCGTGTACCGGGCGCAGCTGTCCCGGGCCCGGGTGGCGCGGATCCCGCTGCTGTTCGTGGCGACCTTCCAGTCCATCGGCATCACCGTGATGATGCGCGGTGTCGTCGACAACGGCTTCGAGGCGCGGTCCGTGGTGGCCGGTTCCTCCGTGCTCGTCGTCGCGTTCGTCGCGCTCAATCTGCTCGCCCAGTACTTCGGGCAGCTGCGGGCCGGCGGCGGGCTCGACCACTACGCCACGCTGCCGGTGCCGCCCGCCGCGGTGGTGCTGGGCACGGCGGCCGCGTACGCCTCCTTCACGCTGCCCGGGACGCTGGTGACCGCCGCCTTCGGCTGTGTGCTGTTCGGGCTGCCGCTGGCCAATCTGTGGGTGCTGCTGGCCGTCGTACCGCTCGCCGGGGCCGCGCTGTCCGGGCTCGGCGCGGCGCTCGGCCTGCTCGCGCCCCGCCCCGAGCTGGCCACGCTGCTCGGACAGCTGGGCATGTCGGCGGCGCTGCTGCTCGGCGTGCTGCCGCCCGACCGGATGCCGCAGCTCGTCCGGCTGGCGCGGGACCTGCTGCCCTCCACGTACGGCGTGGAGGCGTACGCCCGCACCTTCGGCGCGCACCCGGACTGGGCCGTGGTCCTCGCTGACCTGGGGGTGTGCGCGGGGGTCGGGGTGATCTCGCTGGCCGTGGCCGCGTGGGCGTACCGCAGGGCCGCCGTCCGGTGA
- a CDS encoding AAA family ATPase, producing MTAPLNPPPPPHDHSAHQVRQAPPAGAPAAGAYQEDGPGMKTEAREAAVITVLVAVCGALLGLLWWRLAPHVPLVGDQSGNSWVVYLKDTEGEQAVGVDGTFTLLALAFGAVSGLAAFLWRRRGGVPLVVGLALGALLGSLLAWRLGVWLGPTSDVIAHARAVGKGVTFPAPLRLGAKAALLSWPFAAVLVHLGLTALFGPRDPEPQHPDEVPLTPAQ from the coding sequence GTGACCGCACCGCTGAACCCGCCCCCGCCCCCGCACGACCACTCCGCGCACCAGGTCCGGCAGGCGCCGCCCGCCGGGGCGCCGGCGGCGGGCGCCTACCAAGAGGACGGCCCCGGGATGAAGACCGAAGCGCGCGAGGCCGCCGTGATCACCGTGCTGGTGGCGGTCTGCGGGGCGCTCCTCGGGCTGCTGTGGTGGCGGCTGGCGCCCCATGTGCCGCTGGTCGGCGACCAGTCGGGCAACAGCTGGGTGGTCTACCTCAAGGACACCGAGGGGGAGCAGGCGGTCGGCGTGGACGGCACGTTCACCCTGCTGGCGCTCGCGTTCGGCGCGGTGAGCGGGCTCGCGGCGTTCCTGTGGCGCAGGCGGGGCGGCGTACCGCTGGTCGTGGGCCTCGCGCTCGGCGCACTGCTCGGCTCCCTGCTGGCCTGGCGGCTCGGTGTGTGGCTCGGCCCCACGTCCGACGTCATCGCCCATGCCCGCGCGGTCGGCAAGGGGGTCACCTTCCCGGCCCCGCTGCGCCTGGGCGCCAAGGCCGCGCTGCTGTCCTGGCCGTTCGCCGCGGTGCTGGTCCATCTCGGCCTGACCGCGCTGTTCGGCCCCCGCGACCCCGAGCCCCAGCACCCGGACGAGGTGCCGCTCACCCCCGCCCAGTAG
- the ybaK gene encoding Cys-tRNA(Pro) deacylase: MAKKPKKQQQSGGTPATVALSAAGVEFTVHAYEHDPSHPSYGEEAAQAMGVSPERVFKTLVADVDGSLVVGVVPVAGTLDLKALAAAVGGKRAAMADPALAERTTGYVRGGISPLGQRKRLPTVLDDSALGHATICVSAGRRGLEVELAPGDLAELTGAVSAPIGRG; this comes from the coding sequence ATGGCGAAGAAGCCGAAGAAACAGCAGCAGTCCGGGGGCACCCCGGCGACGGTCGCGCTGAGCGCGGCGGGCGTGGAGTTCACGGTCCACGCCTACGAGCACGACCCCTCCCACCCCTCCTACGGCGAGGAGGCGGCCCAGGCGATGGGCGTCTCCCCCGAGCGCGTCTTCAAGACCCTGGTGGCCGACGTGGACGGCAGTCTCGTCGTCGGCGTCGTCCCGGTCGCGGGCACCCTCGATCTGAAGGCCCTGGCCGCGGCGGTGGGCGGCAAGCGCGCCGCCATGGCCGACCCGGCCCTGGCCGAGCGCACCACCGGCTACGTCCGCGGCGGGATCTCCCCGCTCGGCCAGCGCAAGCGGCTCCCCACCGTCCTGGACGACTCGGCCCTCGGCCACGCCACGATCTGCGTCTCGGCGGGGCGGCGGGGCCTGGAGGTGGAGCTGGCGCCGGGCGACCTGGCGGAGCTGACGGGCGCGGTGTCGGCGCCCATCGGGCGGGGTTGA
- a CDS encoding LON peptidase substrate-binding domain-containing protein, protein MTTVRLPLFPLNTVLFPGLVLPLNVFEERYRAMMRELLKTPEEEPRRFAVVAIRDGHEVAPSAPGMPDPTAEPERGPAAGFGPDPLKSFHQLGCVADAATIRERTGGTFEVLATGTTRVRLLSVDASGPYLTAELEELAEEPGDEAGALAEGVLRAFRQYQKRLAGARERSLATSAELPDDPSVVSYLVAAAMVHDTPTKQRLLQAPDTASRLRDELKLLRGETAIIRNLPSLPAFELTRTPTSLN, encoded by the coding sequence GTGACCACCGTCCGTCTGCCGCTCTTCCCGCTGAACACGGTCCTCTTCCCGGGACTCGTGCTGCCGCTGAACGTCTTCGAGGAGCGGTATCGCGCCATGATGCGCGAGCTGCTGAAGACCCCCGAGGAGGAGCCGCGGCGGTTCGCCGTCGTGGCCATCCGCGACGGGCACGAGGTGGCGCCCAGCGCCCCCGGCATGCCCGACCCCACCGCGGAACCCGAGCGGGGCCCGGCCGCGGGCTTCGGCCCGGATCCGCTCAAGTCCTTCCACCAGCTGGGCTGTGTCGCGGACGCGGCGACCATCCGGGAGCGCACCGGCGGCACCTTCGAGGTGCTCGCGACCGGTACCACCCGGGTGCGGCTGCTGTCCGTGGACGCCTCCGGGCCCTATCTGACGGCCGAGCTGGAGGAGCTGGCGGAGGAGCCCGGCGACGAGGCGGGGGCGCTCGCGGAGGGCGTGCTGCGGGCCTTCAGGCAGTACCAGAAGCGGCTGGCCGGGGCGCGGGAGCGGTCGCTCGCCACGAGCGCGGAGCTGCCGGACGACCCGAGCGTGGTGTCGTACCTGGTGGCGGCCGCGATGGTGCACGACACGCCGACCAAGCAGCGGCTGCTCCAGGCGCCGGACACCGCGTCCCGGCTGCGGGACGAGCTGAAGCTGCTGCGCGGCGAGACCGCCATCATCCGTAACCTGCCGTCGCTGCCCGCGTTCGAGCTGACGCGGACGCCGACCAGTCTGAACTGA
- a CDS encoding oxidoreductase, with protein sequence MTEGTGFAAGDLPDDLTAAEAGMWQAFRNGSVYDLSSGDSVVDDPHGGHPWGPERSVRARIIAWLLLDGPPALAGRVSALKLAGVRVTGTLDLAGGTVRPYVELRDCRFDTQVLVPEARFSTLRLVNCSVPRLEAARLHTEGDLHLPRCRFQNGVRLTDARIGTDLLINQAIVYRDRSGRSISADGLNVGQDLQAELLESHGELRLRGAQIGVSLSLRGARLSNPYSRLALNAPQLSVERTLYLTPAGVGNPLLSGTTPARGTRIQRFECQGGLRLDDGRFGDAVDLERARFTLTDDQELSLRRVHAPELRFLGDGPGRGKVVLSGAQIMNLVDRAGAWPGAGRLHMGGFAYENLVPQGPFPLTRRLDWIAAATAEYAPEPYERLASVLREAGEDEDAREVLLAKQRRRRETLPLAGKLWGYVQDLTVAYGYRPGRAAVWMAVLWAAGTLAFSHAAHPPTNHDEHPYWSPALYTLDLLLPVIDLGQVSEWQLRGPWQWLAAAMIMLGWILATTVAAGATRLLRRS encoded by the coding sequence GTGACCGAGGGGACCGGCTTCGCCGCCGGGGACCTGCCGGACGACCTGACCGCGGCCGAGGCGGGCATGTGGCAGGCCTTCCGCAACGGCAGTGTGTACGACCTGAGCAGCGGCGACTCCGTCGTGGACGATCCGCACGGCGGCCACCCCTGGGGGCCCGAGCGGTCCGTGCGGGCGCGCATCATCGCCTGGCTGCTGCTGGACGGACCGCCCGCGCTCGCCGGGCGGGTGTCCGCGCTCAAGCTGGCCGGGGTGCGGGTCACGGGCACCCTGGATCTGGCGGGCGGGACCGTGCGGCCGTACGTCGAGCTGCGCGACTGCCGCTTCGACACGCAGGTGCTGGTGCCGGAGGCGCGGTTCAGCACACTGCGCCTGGTGAACTGCTCGGTGCCGCGCCTGGAGGCGGCCCGGCTGCACACCGAGGGCGATCTGCATCTGCCGCGCTGCCGCTTCCAGAACGGGGTCCGGCTGACCGACGCGCGCATCGGCACCGATCTCCTGATCAACCAGGCGATCGTGTACCGGGACCGCAGCGGGCGCTCGATCTCCGCGGACGGCCTCAATGTGGGCCAGGACCTCCAGGCGGAGCTGCTGGAGTCGCACGGCGAGCTGCGGCTGCGCGGCGCCCAGATCGGGGTCTCGCTGAGCCTGCGCGGCGCGCGCCTGTCCAACCCGTACTCCCGGCTGGCCCTGAACGCGCCCCAGCTCAGCGTGGAGCGCACTCTGTACCTGACCCCGGCCGGGGTGGGGAACCCGCTGCTCAGCGGGACCACACCGGCGCGCGGGACGCGGATCCAGCGGTTCGAGTGCCAGGGCGGGCTGCGGCTGGACGACGGGCGGTTCGGGGACGCGGTGGACCTGGAGCGGGCCCGGTTCACCCTCACCGACGACCAGGAGCTGTCGCTGCGCCGGGTGCACGCGCCCGAGCTGCGTTTCCTCGGGGACGGCCCGGGGCGGGGCAAGGTGGTGCTGTCGGGGGCGCAGATCATGAACCTGGTGGACCGCGCGGGCGCCTGGCCGGGCGCCGGGCGGCTGCACATGGGCGGCTTCGCCTACGAGAACCTGGTGCCCCAGGGCCCGTTCCCGCTGACCCGGCGCCTGGACTGGATCGCCGCCGCCACCGCCGAGTACGCCCCGGAGCCGTACGAGCGCCTGGCCTCGGTGCTGCGGGAGGCCGGGGAGGACGAGGACGCCCGGGAGGTGCTGCTCGCCAAGCAGCGCAGGCGCCGGGAGACGCTGCCGCTGGCGGGCAAGCTGTGGGGCTACGTCCAGGACCTGACGGTCGCGTACGGCTACCGGCCCGGCCGCGCCGCGGTGTGGATGGCGGTGCTCTGGGCGGCCGGCACCCTCGCCTTCTCGCATGCCGCGCACCCCCCGACGAACCACGACGAGCACCCCTACTGGAGCCCGGCCCTGTACACCCTGGACCTGCTGCTGCCGGTGATCGATCTCGGGCAGGTCAGCGAGTGGCAGCTGCGCGGCCCCTGGCAGTGGCTGGCCGCCGCGATGATCATGCTGGGCTGGATCCTGGCGACGACGGTGGCGGCGGGCGCGACCCGGCTGCTGCGGCGCAGCTGA
- the hisD gene encoding histidinol dehydrogenase, with translation MISRIDLRGDALPDGPALRDLLPRADFDVQAALEKVRPICEDVHHRGDAALIDFAEKFDGVRLESVRVPAQALADALAGLDADVRAALEESIRRARLVHRAQRRTAHTTQVVPGGAVTEKWVPVERVGLYAPGGRSVYPSSVIMNAVPAQEAGVASIALASPPQAEFDGLPHPTILAACALLGVDEVYAAGGATAVAMFAHGTESCPPANMVTGPGNIWVAAAKRYFTGRIGIDTEAGPTEIAVLADDTADPAHVAADLISQAEHDPLAAAVLVTDSPDLADAVEKELEPQVAATKHVEDRIRPALAGRQSAIVLVDGVEEGLKVVDAYGAEHLEIQTADAAAVADRVRNAGAIFIGPWAPVSLGDYAAGSNHVLPTGGCACHSSGLSVQSFLRGIHVVDYTRDALAEVAHHVVTLAEAEDLPAHGAAVKARFGWKVPETK, from the coding sequence GTGATTTCCCGAATCGATCTGCGCGGCGACGCCCTCCCCGACGGGCCCGCCCTGCGTGACCTGCTGCCCCGAGCCGACTTCGACGTTCAGGCCGCCCTGGAGAAGGTGCGTCCGATCTGCGAGGACGTGCATCATCGTGGCGACGCGGCGCTGATCGACTTCGCGGAGAAGTTCGACGGAGTACGGCTGGAATCCGTCCGTGTCCCGGCCCAGGCGCTCGCCGACGCGCTGGCCGGCCTCGACGCGGACGTGCGCGCCGCCCTGGAGGAGTCCATCCGGCGCGCCCGCCTCGTGCACCGCGCGCAGCGCCGCACCGCCCACACCACCCAGGTGGTCCCCGGCGGCGCGGTGACCGAGAAATGGGTTCCGGTCGAGCGCGTCGGGCTGTACGCGCCGGGCGGCCGCTCGGTCTACCCCTCCTCCGTGATCATGAACGCGGTCCCGGCCCAGGAGGCGGGCGTCGCGTCCATCGCGCTCGCCTCCCCGCCGCAGGCCGAGTTCGACGGACTCCCGCACCCGACGATCCTGGCCGCCTGCGCGCTGCTCGGCGTGGACGAGGTGTACGCGGCCGGCGGCGCCACCGCCGTCGCGATGTTCGCCCACGGCACCGAGTCCTGCCCGCCCGCCAACATGGTCACCGGCCCCGGCAACATCTGGGTGGCCGCCGCCAAGCGCTACTTCACCGGCCGCATCGGCATCGACACCGAGGCCGGACCCACCGAGATCGCGGTCCTCGCCGACGACACCGCCGACCCGGCGCACGTGGCCGCCGACCTGATCAGCCAGGCCGAGCACGACCCGCTCGCGGCCGCCGTCCTCGTCACCGACTCCCCGGACCTCGCGGACGCGGTGGAGAAGGAGCTGGAGCCGCAGGTCGCGGCGACCAAGCACGTCGAGGACCGGATCCGCCCGGCCCTCGCGGGCAGGCAGTCCGCGATCGTCCTGGTGGACGGCGTCGAGGAGGGCCTGAAGGTGGTCGACGCGTACGGCGCCGAGCACCTGGAGATCCAGACCGCCGACGCCGCCGCCGTGGCCGACCGGGTGCGCAACGCGGGCGCGATCTTCATCGGCCCCTGGGCCCCCGTCTCGCTCGGCGACTACGCGGCCGGATCCAACCACGTCCTGCCCACCGGCGGCTGCGCCTGCCACTCCTCGGGCCTGTCCGTGCAGTCCTTCCTGCGCGGCATCCACGTCGTCGACTACACGAGGGACGCGCTGGCCGAGGTCGCGCACCATGTGGTGACGCTGGCGGAGGCGGAGGACCTGCCGGCGCACGGCGCGGCGGTCAAGGCGAGGTTCGGGTGGAAGGTACCGGAGACCAAGTGA
- a CDS encoding histidinol-phosphate transaminase, whose translation MSDVRIDDLPIRDELRGKSPYGAPQLDVPVRLNTNENPYPLPEPLVERIAERVREAARDLNRYPDRDAVRLRTELAKYLSDTGGFPLALENVWAANGSNEVIQQLLQTFGGPGRSAIGFEPSYSMHALIARGTGTGWIPGPRDEDFTIDPAAAERAIAEHKPDVVFLTTPNNPTGNAIPPETVRALYDAAQAARPSMVVVDEAYVEFSHGDSLLPLLEGRPHLVISRTMSKAFGAAGLRLGYLAADPAVVDAVQLVRLPYHLSAITQATALAALEYTDTLLGYVEQLKSERDRLVAELRAIGYDVVGSDANFVQFGRFADAHAVWRKILDRGVLVRDNGVPGWLRVSAGTPAENDAFLDAVREVKKELEA comes from the coding sequence GTGAGCGACGTGAGGATCGACGACCTCCCCATCCGGGACGAGCTGCGCGGCAAGTCCCCCTACGGCGCGCCCCAGTTGGACGTCCCCGTCCGGCTGAACACCAACGAGAACCCGTACCCGCTGCCCGAGCCGCTGGTCGAGCGGATCGCGGAGCGGGTCCGGGAAGCCGCCCGCGACCTGAACCGCTATCCCGACCGGGACGCGGTCCGGCTGCGCACCGAGCTGGCCAAGTACCTGAGCGACACCGGCGGGTTCCCGCTCGCCCTGGAGAACGTCTGGGCGGCCAACGGCTCCAACGAGGTCATCCAGCAGCTGCTCCAGACCTTCGGCGGGCCCGGCCGCAGCGCGATCGGCTTCGAGCCGTCGTACTCGATGCACGCGCTCATCGCCCGCGGCACCGGCACCGGCTGGATCCCCGGTCCGCGCGACGAGGACTTCACGATCGACCCGGCCGCCGCCGAGCGCGCCATCGCCGAGCACAAGCCGGACGTGGTCTTCCTCACCACCCCCAACAACCCCACGGGCAACGCGATCCCGCCCGAGACGGTCCGCGCGCTGTACGACGCGGCGCAGGCGGCCAGGCCGTCGATGGTGGTCGTGGACGAGGCGTACGTCGAGTTCAGCCACGGCGACTCGCTGCTGCCGCTGCTCGAAGGCCGCCCGCACCTGGTGATCTCGCGCACCATGTCCAAGGCGTTCGGCGCGGCGGGCCTGCGCCTCGGCTACCTCGCGGCCGACCCGGCCGTGGTGGACGCCGTGCAGCTGGTCCGGCTGCCGTACCACCTGTCGGCGATCACCCAGGCGACCGCGCTGGCCGCCCTGGAGTACACCGACACCCTGCTCGGCTATGTCGAGCAGCTGAAGTCCGAGCGGGACCGGCTGGTCGCCGAGCTGCGCGCGATCGGCTACGACGTCGTCGGGTCGGACGCCAACTTCGTGCAGTTCGGCCGGTTCGCCGACGCCCACGCGGTCTGGCGAAAGATCCTCGACCGGGGCGTCCTGGTCCGGGACAACGGCGTACCGGGATGGCTGCGGGTCTCGGCCGGCACCCCCGCGGAGAACGACGCGTTCCTCGACGCCGTACGTGAAGTCAAGAAGGAGCTTGAGGCATGA
- the hisB gene encoding imidazoleglycerol-phosphate dehydratase HisB, with protein sequence MSRAGRVERTTKETSVLVEIDLDGTGRTDIATGVGFYDHMLDQLGRHGLFDLTVKTDGDLHIDSHHTIEDTALALGAAFKQALGDKVGIYRFGNCTVPLDESLAQVTVDLSGRPYLVHTEPERMAPMIGEYDTTMTRHILESFVAQAQIALHVHVPYGRNAHHIVECQFKALARALRYASERDPRAAGILPSTKGAL encoded by the coding sequence ATGAGCCGCGCAGGGCGCGTCGAGCGCACCACCAAGGAGACCTCGGTCCTGGTCGAGATAGACCTCGACGGCACCGGGCGGACCGACATCGCCACCGGCGTCGGCTTCTACGACCACATGCTCGACCAGCTCGGCCGGCACGGACTGTTCGACCTGACCGTGAAGACCGACGGCGATCTGCACATCGACTCCCACCACACCATCGAGGACACCGCCCTCGCGCTCGGCGCCGCCTTCAAGCAGGCGCTCGGCGACAAGGTGGGCATCTACCGCTTCGGCAACTGCACGGTCCCGCTGGACGAGTCCCTCGCCCAGGTCACCGTCGACCTGTCCGGCCGCCCCTACCTCGTGCACACCGAGCCCGAGCGCATGGCGCCGATGATCGGCGAGTACGACACCACGATGACCCGGCACATCCTGGAGTCCTTCGTGGCCCAGGCGCAGATCGCGCTGCACGTTCACGTACCGTACGGACGCAACGCCCACCACATCGTGGAGTGCCAGTTCAAGGCGCTCGCCCGGGCGCTGCGTTACGCCTCCGAGCGCGACCCGCGCGCGGCCGGCATCCTCCCGTCGACGAAGGGCGCGCTGTAA
- the hisH gene encoding imidazole glycerol phosphate synthase subunit HisH, producing the protein MSAAAKKVVVFDYGFGNVRSAERALARVGADVEITRDYDAAMNADGLLVPGVGAFAACMRGLLDARGDWVIDRRLSGGRPVMGICVGMQILFSRGIEHGVQAEGLEEWPGTVGPLEADVVPHMGWNTVDAPADSELFAGLDAGARFYFVHSYAVHDWTQETHNPLIAAPKVTWATHGKPFVAAVENGALWATQFHPEKSGDAGAQLLTNWIGTL; encoded by the coding sequence TTGAGCGCTGCCGCCAAGAAGGTCGTCGTCTTCGACTACGGCTTCGGCAACGTCCGCTCGGCCGAACGCGCCCTGGCGCGGGTCGGCGCCGACGTGGAGATCACCCGCGACTACGACGCGGCGATGAACGCCGACGGCCTGCTGGTCCCGGGCGTCGGCGCCTTCGCCGCCTGCATGCGGGGCCTGCTCGACGCGCGCGGCGACTGGGTCATCGACCGCCGGCTGTCCGGCGGCCGCCCGGTGATGGGCATCTGCGTCGGCATGCAGATCCTCTTCTCGCGCGGCATCGAGCACGGCGTCCAGGCCGAGGGCCTGGAGGAGTGGCCCGGTACCGTCGGCCCCCTGGAGGCCGATGTCGTGCCCCACATGGGCTGGAACACCGTGGACGCGCCCGCCGACTCCGAGCTGTTCGCCGGCCTGGACGCCGGCGCCCGCTTCTACTTCGTGCACTCCTACGCCGTCCACGACTGGACGCAGGAGACCCACAACCCGCTGATCGCCGCGCCCAAGGTCACCTGGGCCACGCACGGCAAGCCCTTCGTCGCGGCGGTGGAGAACGGCGCCCTGTGGGCCACCCAGTTCCACCCCGAGAAGTCCGGCGACGCCGGCGCCCAGCTCCTCACCAACTGGATCGGAACCCTGTAG
- the priA gene encoding bifunctional 1-(5-phosphoribosyl)-5-((5-phosphoribosylamino)methylideneamino)imidazole-4-carboxamide isomerase/phosphoribosylanthranilate isomerase PriA: MAKLELLPAVDVRDGQAVRLVHGESGTETSYGSPLEAALAWQRSGAEWLHLVDLDAAFGTGDNRALIAEVARAMDIKVELSGGIRDDDTLAAALATGCTRVNLGTAALETPEWVAKVIAEHGDKIAVGLDVRGTTLRGRGWTRDGGDLYETLDRLNKEGCARYVVTDIAKDGTLQGPNLELLRTVCAATDRPVVASGGVSSLADLRAIAELVPLGVEGSIVGKALYAKAFTLEEALEAVAS; this comes from the coding sequence ATGGCCAAGCTCGAACTCCTCCCCGCCGTCGACGTCCGCGACGGCCAGGCCGTACGCCTCGTCCACGGCGAGTCCGGGACCGAGACCTCCTACGGCTCCCCGCTGGAGGCCGCGCTCGCGTGGCAGCGGTCCGGCGCCGAGTGGCTGCACCTGGTCGACCTGGACGCGGCCTTCGGCACCGGTGACAACCGGGCGCTGATCGCCGAGGTCGCGAGGGCCATGGACATCAAGGTGGAGCTGTCCGGCGGCATCCGCGACGACGACACCCTCGCCGCCGCCCTCGCCACCGGCTGCACCCGCGTCAATCTCGGCACCGCCGCCCTGGAGACCCCCGAGTGGGTCGCCAAGGTGATCGCCGAGCACGGCGACAAGATCGCGGTCGGCCTGGACGTGCGCGGCACCACCCTGCGCGGCCGTGGCTGGACCCGTGACGGCGGCGACCTGTACGAGACGCTGGACCGCCTCAACAAGGAGGGCTGCGCGCGCTACGTCGTCACCGACATCGCCAAGGACGGCACCCTCCAGGGCCCCAACCTGGAGCTGCTGCGCACCGTGTGCGCGGCCACCGACCGGCCGGTCGTGGCGTCCGGCGGCGTGTCGTCCCTGGCCGACCTGCGCGCCATCGCCGAACTGGTGCCTCTCGGTGTCGAGGGCTCCATCGTCGGGAAGGCCCTGTACGCGAAGGCGTTCACCCTGGAAGAGGCCTTGGAGGCTGTGGCGTCATGA
- a CDS encoding RidA family protein: MTSEAVRRVQSGSSWEASFGFARAVAAGDRVSVGGTTSFKGTVLYGEGDPYEQTRVAFGNALEALKEFGLGVESVIRTRMYLNHVRDVDEVGRAHKDLFDSVRPASTLLVVEGFVDPRILVEVELEAFRGA, translated from the coding sequence ATGACATCGGAAGCCGTACGGCGGGTGCAGAGCGGAAGTTCCTGGGAGGCGAGTTTCGGTTTTGCGCGCGCCGTCGCGGCGGGCGACCGGGTGTCGGTGGGCGGCACCACGTCCTTCAAGGGCACGGTCCTGTACGGCGAGGGTGATCCGTACGAGCAGACCCGGGTCGCCTTCGGCAACGCCCTGGAGGCGCTGAAGGAGTTCGGGCTCGGCGTCGAGTCCGTGATCCGCACCCGTATGTACCTGAACCATGTGCGCGACGTCGACGAGGTGGGGCGGGCCCACAAGGACCTGTTCGACTCCGTGCGCCCCGCCTCGACCCTGCTGGTGGTCGAGGGCTTCGTGGACCCGCGCATCCTGGTCGAAGTAGAGCTTGAAGCATTCAGAGGAGCCTGA